Proteins encoded by one window of Paenibacillus sp. DCT19:
- a CDS encoding amino acid ABC transporter permease — MSIDLQFIYTSFFQILKALPLTLVITVVPLIAGFGIGLATALIRIYRVPWIHRIAAFYVSFLRGTPMLMHLFLIYYGIPMIIDKLAERYHWAFQSSSIPILVFVLIAFSLTAGAYMSEIIRSGILAVDPGQMEAAHAVGMSTFQALRRIIIPQAIGAVLPNLCSMFVGFLHGSTLAFTVSQMDILGKADVVASVSLKFLEAFIAAALIYWGLTIIAERITALLERRVAVYSKGGVS; from the coding sequence ATGTCTATAGATCTTCAGTTTATTTACACGTCCTTTTTCCAAATTCTAAAGGCATTGCCACTTACACTTGTCATTACGGTTGTTCCGTTGATTGCAGGCTTCGGGATTGGTCTGGCAACAGCCCTGATTCGCATTTATCGAGTACCTTGGATTCATCGCATTGCTGCTTTTTACGTCTCATTCCTGCGTGGAACGCCAATGCTGATGCACCTGTTCCTCATCTATTATGGGATTCCGATGATTATCGATAAATTGGCTGAACGTTACCATTGGGCATTTCAATCGTCATCGATCCCGATCCTTGTATTTGTACTGATTGCTTTCTCACTGACCGCTGGGGCGTATATGTCTGAAATTATTCGTTCCGGTATTCTGGCTGTAGACCCAGGACAGATGGAAGCTGCACATGCTGTAGGCATGAGTACTTTCCAGGCACTGAGACGCATTATTATTCCCCAGGCGATTGGAGCAGTGTTGCCGAATCTATGTAGTATGTTTGTTGGGTTCCTGCATGGGTCTACCCTTGCTTTTACCGTCTCTCAGATGGATATTCTCGGCAAAGCGGACGTTGTGGCATCGGTTAGCTTGAAATTTCTGGAGGCCTTCATTGCCGCAGCATTGATCTATTGGGGGCTGACCATCATTGCGGAGCGCATCACGGCTCTGCTTGAACGTCGGGTTGCCGTGTACAGCAAAGGAGGCGTATCATGA
- a CDS encoding transporter substrate-binding domain-containing protein → MVNKRGIQKFRTALLFITMLAVLAGCSTGTAGNDSESASAAGDTNVKKIIVGTGTQFPNVCFIDENGKLTGYDVELIREIDKRLPEYEFEFSTMDFKNLLLSLETKKIDLIAHQMEVNEERQAKFLFNDEAYNIFPNKIVVSQKNEEVKSINDLKGKKLIVGATSNAAVLAEKWNAANGSPIDIVYSGAGEDTITQIKTGRVDATISTQFAIDYQNKAVDAQLKTVGDPLSNSKVYFILNKDEEELKAKVDEALKSIKEDGTLAKLSTEWLGADYTVEE, encoded by the coding sequence ATGGTTAATAAACGGGGGATTCAGAAATTCCGAACAGCACTGCTGTTCATTACGATGCTTGCGGTATTGGCTGGATGCAGCACAGGCACTGCCGGGAATGATTCCGAATCTGCTTCAGCAGCAGGCGACACCAACGTGAAAAAGATCATTGTAGGAACAGGTACGCAGTTCCCGAACGTCTGCTTCATTGATGAAAATGGTAAATTAACAGGGTACGATGTGGAGCTGATCCGCGAGATTGATAAACGTTTACCTGAATATGAATTCGAATTTAGCACAATGGATTTCAAGAACCTATTGCTTAGCTTAGAAACGAAAAAAATCGACCTTATCGCTCATCAGATGGAAGTTAATGAAGAAAGACAAGCGAAGTTCTTATTTAATGATGAAGCCTATAATATTTTCCCTAATAAAATTGTTGTAAGCCAGAAAAATGAAGAAGTTAAATCGATCAATGACCTCAAAGGTAAAAAATTGATCGTTGGTGCCACAAGTAATGCAGCTGTACTGGCTGAGAAATGGAATGCTGCAAATGGCAGTCCCATTGATATTGTCTATTCTGGAGCAGGTGAGGATACCATTACCCAGATCAAGACAGGACGGGTAGATGCAACGATCAGCACACAGTTTGCCATTGATTATCAGAATAAAGCGGTGGATGCTCAGTTGAAGACGGTAGGAGACCCACTGTCCAACTCCAAAGTATACTTCATCTTGAACAAGGATGAGGAAGAGCTCAAAGCCAAAGTGGATGAAGCGCTCAAATCAATCAAGGAAGATGGAACATTAGCCAAACTGAGCACAGAGTGGCTGGGCGCTGACTATACAGTCGAAGAGTAG